The following coding sequences lie in one Arachis stenosperma cultivar V10309 chromosome 5, arast.V10309.gnm1.PFL2, whole genome shotgun sequence genomic window:
- the LOC130980905 gene encoding uncharacterized protein LOC130980905 codes for MKGLRNSSNPTSRWNSRGANFREKTRSKPIELKERPTNQHRKKHMPNFTSKPPSWHRDITCFKCRGLGHYASECPNKRTMVIKANDVFSESDNSDGNEDMPHADDATDDDDIVEYAVSGEALVTRRILNVQAKDDRLEQHENIFHTKVLLGGLSSTPRASMEFVDVFLEEMPPGLASLRGIDHQIDFVPGSSIPNRPAYRTNLEKTKELQWQVEDLLAKGFVRESMSPCTVPVLLVSKKDGSWRMCIDCRAVNKITVKYHHPIPRLDDMLDELLGSVIFTKIDLRSDYYQIRMKLGNERKTAFKTKYGLYE; via the exons ATGAAGGGGCTGCGTAATTCTTCCAATCCTACTTCAAGGTGGAATTCTAGAGGTGCTAATTTCAGGGAGAAGACTAGATCCAAACCTATCGAATTAAAGGAGAGGCCTACAAACCAGCACAGGAAGAAGCACATGCCTAATTTCACTTCTAAACCTCCTTCATGGCATCGTGATATTACTTGCTTTAAGTGTCGTGGATTAGGCCATTATGCTTCTGAATGTCCAAATAAAAGAACCATGGTCATTAAAGCGAATGATGTTTTCTCGGAATCTGATAATTCGGATGGGAATGAAGACATGCCACATGCAGATGATGCTACAGATGATGACGATATAGTTGAGTATGCTGTTAGTGGCGAGGCCCTTGTTACTAGGCGGATCTTAAATGTCCAAGCCAAGGACGATCGTCTAGAACAGCATGAAAACAtctttcatacaaaagtttTATTGGGAG GCTTGTCATCTACTCCTAGGGCGTCGATG GAATTTGTGGATGTCTTTCTGGAGGAGATGCCTCCAGGTTTAGCTTCGTTACGTGGCATTGATCATCAGATTGACTTTGTCCCTGGTTCAAGCATTCCAAACCGGCCAGCTTACCGGACGAATCTTGAGAAAACAAAGGAACTACAATGGCAAGTCGAGGACCTTTTGGCAAAGGGTTTTGTGAGAGAAAGCATGAGTCCTTGTACTGTTCCAGTACTATTGGTGTCCAAGAAGGATGGCTcatggaggatgtgtattgactgTAGAGCTGTAAACAAGATTACGGTAAAATATCATCATCCTATTCCTAGACTTGATGATATGCTTGATGAATTGCTTGGTTCtgttatttttactaaaatagaTTTAAGGAGTGATTATTATCAAATACGGATGAAACTTGGTAATGAAAGGAAAACAGCTTTCAAAACTAAATATGGTTTGTATGAGTGA